A region from the Populus trichocarpa isolate Nisqually-1 chromosome 18, P.trichocarpa_v4.1, whole genome shotgun sequence genome encodes:
- the LOC7490478 gene encoding beta-amyrin 28-monooxygenase — protein MQNFFLNLLLAVFFITFFISIIVYKHRSKFKHPNLPPGSSGLPYIGETLELLLTGCKGHPQKFFLDRKAKYASEVFKTNLFCQPAAVLCGAAGNRFLFSNKNKVLKAWYPDFVCKIFPSSVQRPLIEQVDRLRTLLPELLRPDALKRYVGIFDKAAGRHFASEWENKKVVVVFPLAKRFTFGLACSLFLSIEDPDHIAKLASPFNLVVSGIFSIPIDLPGTPLSRAIKASTIIRTELFAIIKQRKKDLAKGKASPKQDILSHMLACDEKGAFMSELDIADTILALLASAHESTSAACAFIVKYLAELPLIYNAVYKEQMKISETKAPGDDLLNWNDIQNMTYSWNVIREVLRLCPTFPNVREAIHDFDFNGFSIPKGWKVYWNANSTHRNPEYFPEPERFDPSRFEGTGPAPYTFVPFGGGPMMCPGQGFARLEMLIFMHNLVKRFKFDKFVAEEKIMFSPMPIPEKGVPIRLFPHRP, from the exons ATGCAAAACTTTTTCCTCAACCTCCTCTTAGCTGTCTTCTTCATCACCTTCTTCATTTCCATTATCGTTTACAAACATAGATCAAAATTCAAACACCCTAACCTTCCTCCTGGCAGTTCAGGCCTCCCTTATATTGGGGAGACCCTTGAGCTCTTGTTGACAGGATGCAAAGGCCATCCTCAAAAGTTTTTCCTTGATCGTAAAGCTAAGTATGCATCAGAAGTATtcaaaacaaatcttttttgtCAGCCTGCAGCAGTCTTGTGTGGTGCTGCAGGTAACAGGTTCTTGTTCTCCAATAAGAACAAGGTTCTTAAAGCTTGGTATCCTGACTTTGTGTGCAAAATATTTCCCTCTTCAGTTCAGAGGCCACTCATTGAACAAGTTGATCGACTGCGCACTTTGCTCCCTGAATTGTTGAGACCTGATGCCTTGAAGAGATACGTTGGCATCTTCGATAAGGCTGCCGGAAGACACTTTGCATCAgaatgggaaaataaaaaagtggtgGTTGTGTTCCCTCTGGCAAAGAGGTTTACATTTGGGTTAGCTTGTAGCTTGTTTCTTAGTATTGAAGACCCCGACCACATTGCAAAACTTGCTAGTCCATTTAACCTTGTAGTTTCCGGTATTTTTTCTATCCCAATTGATTTACCAGGAACTCCACTCAGCCGTGCCATCAAGGCCTCAACAATTATTAGAACAGAGCTTTTTGCGATtattaagcaaagaaaaaaagatctaGCAAAGGGAAAGGCATCACCCAAGCAAGATATATTGTCACACATGTTGGCATGCGATGAGAAGGGAGCATTTATGAGTGAGCTAGACATTGCTGACACAATTCTTGCACTATTAGCCAGTGCCCATGAGAGTACCAGTGCAGCTTGTGCATTCATTGTCAAGTATCTTGCTGAGTTACCTCTTATTTATAATGCAGTTTACAAAG AGCAAATGAAGATATCTGAAACCAAAGCTCCTGGCGATGATTTGCTAAATTGGAATGACATTCAAAATATGACATATTCTTGGAATGTAATTCGTGAAGTGTTGAGACTTTGTCCCACCTTTCCTAATGTTAGAGAAGCCATCCATGACTTCGATTTCAATGGTTTCTCAATTCCGAAGGGCTGGAAg GTGTATTGGAATGCAAACTCGACGCATAGAAATCCAGAATACTTCCCAGAACCCGAAAGATTCGATCCTTCCAGATTTGAAGGGACCGGACCAGCTCCTTACACATTTGTTCCATTTGGTGGAGGACCCATGATGTGCCCTGGACAAGGGTTTGCTCGCCTAGAAATGCTTATTTTCATGCACAATCTGGTGAAAAGGTTCAAGTTTGATAAATTTGTtgcagaagagaagataatgtTTAGTCCGATGCCAATACCTGAAAAGGGAGTTCCCATTCGCCTCTTTCCTCACAGGCCTTAG